GCAGAAGTCAGAATCTCAGGAACTTTCTCCTCACGCCCGATGAACATGATATGCACCCCATCGCATATCCTCTCTTCTTTCACTTGCCTTATCATCCTAGCGGCTATCTCTATTCCTGTGGAGACGCCTTTCCCTTTCGGCGCTTGAGCGAGTTCGTCGATTATAGACTGAGGTACCGAAATGCCTGGAACATTCTCGTTCATGTACTCAGCCATCTTCGCACCAATAACGGGCACTATCCCAGCAAGCACCTTCACCTTCGCGTCCTTCTTACGGACGAATTCCATAAACCTCTTGAGCTCATCCGGTTCATAAACTGCCTGCGTTTGAATGAAGTTCACCCCTGCCTCGAGCTTCTTCGCTACTTTGACAAGCTGAGGCTCAAGTGGGTCTGCCGAAGGGGTCGCCGTTGTACCAATACAGAAGTCAGCGCCTCCGTCGAGATTATTCCCAGCCATATCCTTCCCGGAATTCAAGGTGTGGACGAGGTGTATAAGCTGCACCGAATCTAGATCGAACACAGGCTTCGCTTCCTTGTGATCGCCCACATCTATGGAGTCGCCAGTAAGGCAAAGAACATTGCCTATCCCTCGAGACCAGGCGAAAAGCAGGTCAGCTTGTATCGCCAGGCGGTTACGATCCCGACAAGTTATCTGGAGCACAGCCTCACCACCACGTTCCTTGACCAGAAGGCAGGTTCCGAGAGATGGATAGCGCATCACCGAACTCTGATTATCAGTCACATTCAGCGCATCCACCTTGTCCTTCAGAAGCTCAATATTCTCGATCGGTTTCGACATATTAGAGCCTTTTACCGGAGCTGCCTCAGCGGTTACGATGAAGTCCTTCGTCTTGAGAGTCTCTCTGAAAGGTTTCGCCATCCTTCACTCCTTAAGCCTTTATCGCCTGGATTTTCCCTGGCCTCTTAACAGCCCGAAAATTCTTCGGTGGATAATACTTCTCCATCAGGTAGAGCCTGCCTTGCTTTATTAATCGGCGGTGAATGAGCACCCAGGCACAGTCCTTCTGAGGGTCTATCTCGCACTTTCCCCCTTTCCTCGTGCCGCCACAGGGACCGTTAAGAAGACCTTTGGCGCAGCGGACGATTGGGCAAACGCTTCCCGTTCGATCAAGGAAGCAGTCCCCACAAGCGCCACACATTTCCACCCAAACTCCCTCCTTTTCCGGCATCCCCAGGAAGGTGGTATTGAGCGCCGGGAAGATCGGTTTGTCCTCAAAGATCTCGGCCATCGTCTGCACTCCAATCCCACAAGCTAATGAGAGAACGGCATCAACCTCCGCCACCTTACTCCGTAACTCTTCTGCCATCTCTTTTTCACACTGTCTCTCCACCGTAGCTTCAAGAATAGCGTGGTCTTTGCCTTCCGTTCCCCGGGCCAGCCTCAGTTGCGAGGCCAGTATCCCCACCTCTTTCTCTCCACCCGCCCAACAGACGGTAACGCAGGTCCCGCAGCCCGCTAGAAGCAACTTCTTATACGGAGCGGTCACCTGCTTGATTTCCTCCATAGGTTTTCTTTCTGCAATTATCATCTTACCTCTCCGGACTTCTTTATTCTCTCGTTCATCTCATCTACTATCGTGACAAATTTGTGAGGCGCATTAGGACTAAGATTGGACATTGCCACATATCTGCCATTTCCCCCAATTTCTTTCAGGAGAACTTCAGCATGTTTTGCCCGTTCTTTTGCTCTCGTATTCCCGGTGAGATGATGACAAGCCCCCTCTTCACACCCCAGCACCAGCACGGCGGCGGCGCCGTTTTCGAAGGCCTTCAGGATATGAAGGGTATCCACCCGACCGGCGCATGGGACGGGGATTACCCGCAGGTTCTCTGGACAATGAAGAGCCAGCCTTCCTGCCAAGTCTGCGGCAGAATAGGCAGAATGTTCACAGCAAAAGGCCATAATTTCCCTGCTCATGACACTCCTATCGCTTCAATTTGGGCCAGGATTTGCTGGTCACTGTAGCCCTCAAATTCGATCGCCTTAGCCGGACAAAGGGCAGTGCAAATTCCACATGCATCGCAGGCGAGATCCCAGATCTCAGCCACCTCCCTTCCATTTTCTACTCGAGTAAGTCCCACTGCGCTGTGCGGGCAGGCACGAAGGCAGGTAAGACACGTTCGGCATTTTTGAGGGTCAACCTTCACCTTGTCTCGCTCCACCACGATCTTCCCAGGCCCCAGCAATTCGTAGAGACTGGTGACAGCGCTGGAGACATCCGTCAACACTCGGCCAGGTGCTGAATCACCGCGGCAGTCTCCAACGAAGAATATCCCTTTCCTCTCCGAGGACACCGGATAGAGGTGAACATTTTCCTCCTGGTAAAATCCTCGGGAGTCCGTTCTTACATTCAGGAGAGAACTCAGAGTCTCAGTCCCCTGGCTGGGCAAAAAGTTCTCCTCTGCTATCAGGAGATCACACTCCAGTGCGGTACCCTCTCCCACCAAAACATCCTTAGCTTCGATCTTCACTCGACCATCCTGCGCCGAGATCTTGGGCTTCTCCTCAAACTTGACAAACACCACCCCACATTCCCTCGCCTCACGATACAGGCTTTCTAGCCCTTCGCCATCCACCTTGACATTCTTACAGAAGACATAGACTTCACTATCCCACTTTTGTTTAGCCGTCAAAGCACTATTTAAGGTAGCCACTGAAGCCAGACGGGAATTCTCGTCAGAGGAATCGAACACAAAACCTATGATCCTGGGCTTCCCTCCCAGATTTGAGGCCTGAAGCATGTAGGCCAGCCCGTTTGGCGAGGTGATTTGGGCACCTGGCTTGAGCTGAGAGTCCCCTCCCGTCTCATATCCGGTGGCGAATACTATGCCTCCAAAAACCCGAGAACGCTCCTCCGTTCCTCTCCTGATCCTTACCGTGAAATCACCCACCTTCCCTTCCACCTTTACCACCTCAGAAGAGGTAAGAACCTCGATATCCTTATTCCCTTCTATCTCCTTTATCAACGAGCTTGTCTTGAGGCCATAGAGGTCCTCAAGATCCCTATTCTTACCACCTAAAGCCGATTCCCTTTCCAGCAAAATAGTCCGCAGGCCGAGCCTGGAAAGCTGGATAGCCGAGCTCATTCCGGAGAATCCTCCACCCACTACCAGAACGTCCTTGTTTACGCTGATCTCTTCTTTCTCTATTGGCTTAAGCGATCGGGCTTTATTCACCCCCATCCGTACCATTTGCAGAGCCTTCTCAGTGATGTCTCCTTCATGAGCCCATGAGCACTGCTCTCTAATATTGACCATCGAAAGAAGGTGACCATTTAGCCCGGCGCTTTCCAACGCTTTCTGGAAAACATGTTTCTTGGACTCAGGGGAGCAGGCAGCAATAACTACCCTGTCTATGTTCTTGGCTTTGAGGGAGGAAGACATCTTCTGTTCCCCCTCCTTGAGACAGAGATCAGAGCTCAACTCAACAAAGGCAACATCTGGGATTTTAGCCGCCTTTTCCCTAGCCTGGGAGAAGTCAATGTTCTTTATACTTCCCCCACAATCACAGATAAACACTCCTATTCTTGGTTCCATTTACGTCCTCGCCTATCTATTGTCTTGCCTCCCACTATGGTTCTTACCTGCATTCCATCGGCAAAGGGACTCTGCATTGGCTTCCCATAGAAAGTTAATCGTATACTGTCCATTCCAGCCTGCCTTGCCAGAGAGTGAGCGCTTCTGAGGCGTAGACCTTGAGGTTGAGTGAAAGTGGCGATCAGGCTTTCTGCCTGCTCGTCCCGGTTTGTCTTCCGGAGACATCTGGGCTTCGCCCTACACCCTGGGGCATCACTACCGCATACAAAGTATGGCTTCACCCAGCGGCCAATCGTATTTGTTAAATCTAATGCCTTCCCTGATACCGTATTGCTGTCTGGATCTTCAGTAAGAGCTAGTACTCTTCCAGTTCGAAGCACCAAGTCCTGCGTTGCCAAGCTCCTTTTCTACTCGCCCAAAATCTCTCGTCACCATTCCATATCGTAGCTCTTGACGAACTTCTAGCCATAGTTTCATCGTCTGAAAAAGGATTACCTTACCTTTTTTCTGACTTCACACCCAGCGCCTGTATTACACTAGACGCCGCCCCCACTCCATGAGCGACAGACGCTGGTATGTCCTTGGGACCCTGACAGGTCCCAGCAAGAAAAATGCCCTCCACATGGGTTTCATTGGAACTGAGAGGTTCCTTCCTATCAAAGAATCCGTCATCCGCCAAATTGATGCCCAGAATCTTGGCCAACTCCCAGGTATCCTTCCGCGGAGAAATGCCTACGGAAAGAACCACGGCGTCAAAAATCTCATGGCAGACTTTGCCTTGCGCAATATCTTCAAATCTTACCACCAGTTCCCCGGAAGAAGCCTCTGAAACTTCACCTGGCACTCCGCGGACAAAACGTATGCTCCCTCGGCACTCTTGATAGAACTGAGCAAAGCCCTTCCCAGCAGTCTGAAGATCAATGTAAAAGATGGTCACCTGAGTATCCGGGTATTGATACTTGATAAGTCGCGCCAGTTTCATGGCATATTTGCAGCATACCTGCGAGCAATAGCCATGACCTTGGTCGCGGGAACCCACACACTGTACAAAGGCAATGCTTTTCGGCTTCTGCCCATTTGAGGGAAGCTTAAGGTAGCCCTCACGATAGATAATCCTCTCCAGGTCGAGGCCGGTCAGAACGTTAGGATATCTACCATATCCCAAGGAGCCTTTCTCACGGGCATCAAAAGCCTCGAAACCAGTGGCAAG
Above is a window of Chloroflexota bacterium DNA encoding:
- a CDS encoding 5,10-methylenetetrahydrofolate reductase → MAKPFRETLKTKDFIVTAEAAPVKGSNMSKPIENIELLKDKVDALNVTDNQSSVMRYPSLGTCLLVKERGGEAVLQITCRDRNRLAIQADLLFAWSRGIGNVLCLTGDSIDVGDHKEAKPVFDLDSVQLIHLVHTLNSGKDMAGNNLDGGADFCIGTTATPSADPLEPQLVKVAKKLEAGVNFIQTQAVYEPDELKRFMEFVRKKDAKVKVLAGIVPVIGAKMAEYMNENVPGISVPQSIIDELAQAPKGKGVSTGIEIAARMIRQVKEERICDGVHIMFIGREEKVPEILTSAGLL
- a CDS encoding hydrogenase iron-sulfur subunit, producing the protein MSREIMAFCCEHSAYSAADLAGRLALHCPENLRVIPVPCAGRVDTLHILKAFENGAAAVLVLGCEEGACHHLTGNTRAKERAKHAEVLLKEIGGNGRYVAMSNLSPNAPHKFVTIVDEMNERIKKSGEVR
- a CDS encoding CoB--CoM heterodisulfide reductase iron-sulfur subunit A family protein codes for the protein MEPRIGVFICDCGGSIKNIDFSQAREKAAKIPDVAFVELSSDLCLKEGEQKMSSSLKAKNIDRVVIAACSPESKKHVFQKALESAGLNGHLLSMVNIREQCSWAHEGDITEKALQMVRMGVNKARSLKPIEKEEISVNKDVLVVGGGFSGMSSAIQLSRLGLRTILLERESALGGKNRDLEDLYGLKTSSLIKEIEGNKDIEVLTSSEVVKVEGKVGDFTVRIRRGTEERSRVFGGIVFATGYETGGDSQLKPGAQITSPNGLAYMLQASNLGGKPRIIGFVFDSSDENSRLASVATLNSALTAKQKWDSEVYVFCKNVKVDGEGLESLYREARECGVVFVKFEEKPKISAQDGRVKIEAKDVLVGEGTALECDLLIAEENFLPSQGTETLSSLLNVRTDSRGFYQEENVHLYPVSSERKGIFFVGDCRGDSAPGRVLTDVSSAVTSLYELLGPGKIVVERDKVKVDPQKCRTCLTCLRACPHSAVGLTRVENGREVAEIWDLACDACGICTALCPAKAIEFEGYSDQQILAQIEAIGVS
- a CDS encoding CoB--CoM heterodisulfide reductase iron-sulfur subunit A family protein produces the protein MVNKQVLVIGGGVSGIASAIELSNAGLPVYLVEKEAGIGGHAASFCCKATDACAKCSVCVLPTKVKESILNPRITLLTNSTVQKVAGEVGNFLVEVMQEPQSIDAERCIACGLCAAVCPAEPKAVYLPSAEATPLSYVLDAGLCFRSKEKNCNLCREICPTKAIEFEPKPKKQQLNVGAIVLATGFEAFDAREKGSLGYGRYPNVLTGLDLERIIYREGYLKLPSNGQKPKSIAFVQCVGSRDQGHGYCSQVCCKYAMKLARLIKYQYPDTQVTIFYIDLQTAGKGFAQFYQECRGSIRFVRGVPGEVSEASSGELVVRFEDIAQGKVCHEIFDAVVLSVGISPRKDTWELAKILGINLADDGFFDRKEPLSSNETHVEGIFLAGTCQGPKDIPASVAHGVGAASSVIQALGVKSEKR